A window of Actinomycetota bacterium contains these coding sequences:
- a CDS encoding oligosaccharide flippase family protein encodes MSRSAGRRAPGAESVARGIVSLAASQVVFILCGYIFYVYLARKLGPADYGLFGFVFTVLVWLELLTCGARDVLIRHLNAFPGSLPLVRRPFLLAQAYMSLGFTALAYLAALPLAFTHTRYGSLFFIAFLDLPLMGVYQLYVGYLNAFRLYTRQAVAVAVYSVAKAAGIILFVQLGYGVGGALFGNIFSTILAFLAAYVFFLPAGKRVYSAGDAGPPAPEAGARPALSTIVRSSFLFVLVPLFYNLLMSMDIWVVNLVVGGEAVGFYVAASTAAKSVFFLFSAFYLTLFPVAVSSFRGEDTGKMQRIFTLSSYIFFCIAFPASLLLSLNAGEVTMLVYGAAYQRTGNIIRVLALAHFLLALNVYLLYLLFASGRQRQAVRVIVLTITLGVAAIYLLTAWKGQTGAACGAALTTLAGTALSYHDLRRGTGLSWPMKRICGNVLLSLLCFLPLAFLPKSEANFIPLSLLFSLIYYLALRHMGFLEDFTRVMRWGTRARR; translated from the coding sequence ATGAGCCGGTCCGCCGGGAGGCGCGCGCCCGGCGCAGAGTCTGTGGCCCGGGGTATCGTCTCCCTGGCGGCGAGCCAGGTGGTCTTCATACTGTGCGGATACATCTTCTACGTCTACCTGGCCCGAAAGCTGGGTCCCGCGGACTACGGGCTTTTCGGCTTCGTCTTCACTGTCCTGGTCTGGCTCGAGCTCCTGACATGCGGCGCCAGGGACGTGCTCATCCGTCACCTCAACGCCTTCCCGGGATCACTGCCCCTGGTGCGACGTCCCTTCCTCCTCGCGCAGGCCTACATGTCGCTGGGCTTCACCGCCCTGGCCTATCTCGCCGCCCTGCCCCTTGCCTTTACGCATACACGCTACGGTTCCCTCTTCTTCATCGCCTTTCTCGACCTGCCCCTCATGGGCGTCTACCAGCTTTACGTGGGGTACCTGAACGCTTTCCGCCTCTACACCCGCCAGGCGGTCGCCGTCGCCGTCTACTCCGTGGCCAAGGCCGCGGGAATCATACTCTTCGTGCAGCTCGGTTACGGCGTGGGGGGAGCGCTCTTCGGGAACATATTCTCCACCATCCTCGCCTTCCTCGCCGCCTATGTCTTCTTTCTACCGGCGGGAAAGCGGGTGTATTCCGCCGGAGACGCGGGACCTCCCGCCCCGGAGGCGGGGGCGAGGCCCGCCTTGAGCACCATCGTCAGGAGCTCGTTCCTCTTCGTCCTCGTGCCCCTCTTCTACAACCTCCTCATGAGCATGGACATCTGGGTGGTGAACCTGGTGGTGGGAGGAGAGGCCGTCGGTTTTTACGTGGCCGCCTCCACCGCGGCCAAGAGTGTCTTCTTCCTGTTCTCCGCCTTCTACCTGACACTCTTCCCGGTGGCCGTCTCCTCCTTCCGCGGGGAGGATACGGGAAAGATGCAGCGGATCTTCACCCTCTCCTCCTATATCTTTTTCTGCATCGCCTTCCCCGCCTCTCTGCTCCTCTCGCTCAACGCGGGCGAGGTCACGATGCTAGTCTACGGGGCGGCCTACCAGCGCACCGGGAACATCATCAGAGTGCTTGCCCTGGCCCACTTCCTCCTCGCCCTCAACGTCTACCTGCTCTACCTCCTCTTCGCCTCCGGGCGACAGCGGCAAGCGGTGCGGGTGATCGTATTGACCATAACGCTGGGCGTTGCCGCCATATACCTGCTCACGGCCTGGAAGGGGCAGACGGGAGCGGCGTGCGGCGCCGCCCTCACCACCCTCGCCGGCACCGCCCTCTCCTACCACGACCTGCGCCGCGGAACGGGGCTTTCGTGGCCCATGAAAAGGATCTGCGGGAACGTCCTCTTATCCCTGCTCTGCTTCCTGCCCCTCGCCTTCCTGCCCAAGAGCGAGGCCAACTTCATACCCCTCTCCCTGCTCTTCTCGCTCATCTATTACCTTGCGCTAAGGCACATGGGGTTCCTTGAGGATTTCACGCGCGTTATGCGATGGGGCACGAGGGCACGGCGCTGA